The genomic region CTCTGCCAGAAAGTTCTTTTTCCTGCATTCTTCCCTGAAGTCCTTCAAAAGAACAAATGACTTTTATAATATCCTGTTCGGACATTCCCAGATTCAAAGCAACTGATGTTGATACTGCAAAAGCTGTTGCGTATGATTTTGAATTATATTTCTCAGATAACTTAGCTGAGAAAATCCCATTTTCATTCCTGAATATAACACTGGAATTGTCGCTTTCAGTAACAATATCAGCCGCAATGTCTGTATTTTTGTAATCAGCGCCGGAATATTCCGAATCTCCAAATGTGAAAACCGTTCTTCCATATTTATTTGCCATTTCCTGAGCTTTCCTGTCTTTGATATTAAGGAAAAATATCTCTTCTGAATTGGCATAGGAAAGAACGTTCATTTTTGCATCGCTGGAATTTGAAGTTGATGCAGCAATAGGATAATCCGGCTCAAGCGTTGTAATGATTCCTATATCTGCAAAACCTGTCAGACCGATGGAAACCTCAAAAATGTAGCAGTCTGCTGAAACTTCAAGTTCTTCCAGTTTGTCGATTGCAAGCAGAATACTTCCCGGTGCAATGCTAAGTCCCAAGTTTAATATTCTGCATTGTCCCTTTTTCCACAATTCCAGACCTCTGGATGTGTGAAGCACAACTTTCATTTTCTGCGAAAGCATTTCGGCGAGCAGGGATGCTGAACTGGTTTTAGCTTTTGAACCGGTGATTTCTATGACAGTTCCTCTCTCGGGCCATCCTTTTATGGGCAATATGTTGCCAACTGCCTGATGGTGAGTAAGTATTGTTATGCCTTTTTTTCTGGCTTCACTAAGTACAGGATATTCTGGGTCAAGATGTGCAGGACTTATCACAAGGTCATTATCATTAATTGATATTGGTTCCTTTGATACTTTTATACCATGCTTCTCTTCCAGTTCCTGAAGCACTTTTTCATCAACTGTTTTGTAAACATCAACTGCGGTAACAGGATAACTCATCTCTGCAAGTTTTGTGGCAATAATAATTCCTGCATGTGTAAGGTCAAGGACAATAATTCCTGAAGCGTCCTGAAATCCTATTTTGGAAAGATCCATATTATCAATTGAAGGCATAGTAAGTATAAAAAGAACAAAAGAAAACGATTGTTTTTAGTCAGATCAAGAATGTAATGTAGGAAATATGAGAGTAGAGAGTTTAAAATCCTCAACTCTCATCGTCTTCTTCATCATTCTTATAGCTGTCAGAGCCTACCATCGCTGCTGCTATTGAGTCAATTCCATCAAGCCATTCAGCAACAAGTCCGTATGGAACTTCTTCCATGACCTTTTCAGTAAGCTCCTTTCCGCTGAGAACAAGGGCACCTATCTCTGCAACAGTGCCAATAGCAATCTCTATGTCATCAGAGCTTTCAGCTTCAAGAGCTACCTTAACGAGATCAGATATCTCTGCGTTTTCGTCATAATCTCCACTCAGGTATGCTTCGCATGCTGCAAAGCTTCCCATGAGGGATGTCTGGAGTGATTCGATCATCATGTCCGCATCTTCAGAGATTGGATCAATCTCTGCAAGAGCTATATCCCTGATATCTGCGATGGAGAGCATTGCAGTTTCCGGTGAGATCTGCCCGTTCTCACACTTTGCAATGATCTTGAGGCATGCAAGGATGATGTCATCTTCCATATTTACGAAGATTGCACCTTCTTTTCCCTGTGGCTCATCGGATTCATCGAATTTGAAATCACATTCCTTTACCTGGTTGACCCAGTTGTTCCAGCGTTCCGCTGTATAAAAGTCCTGATGGAATACATCACCTTCCGTCCCTGACATTCAATTACCTCTATGTGATATTAATTTATTATAATAGTTAGTTATAGTTGTTATTCGAAATTTTACTTACACTTACGATTTCCTTTTTATATAAAAGATGTTCGCAACGGAACTATAGTTTCAGTTCCACCTTCTTAAGAGAGCATCCGGACACCATTCCCTCTTCCATTGGGCCAAGTACTTTAATGACAGTACATTTGTCCCCTTCTTTAAGACCTTCAGGATAAAGGATATCATATACGCTGTCATCAAACTCCTTACATTTTGGAAGTTCGTAGCTTACTTTTGAACCTACAACAGCCTTGCGTGATTCAATTGCTGCAACTATTGGTGAAGTTTCGACATCAACGGTGAGTACTCCGCCCTCGTGTATGAAACACTCATGAACTGTGTCCCCTCTTATCTTTGCAACACGATACTTTCTACCAGGCTCCAGATTCATACATGTTCTCCTGAGCTTGCATTTTTTGCACTCGCGGGACTCACCCATAAATACGAAGTCTTCGCCTTCTTTTGCAAGCCTTGAGCCTATAAGTGTAATGGTAGTATCATTTGTCATATAATCACCTTGATTTTACTGGTTAGGATATTTTACAGTAATTATGAAATAACTTTTGTTAAACGTGCAACTTTCTCGGCAGCTTCAGGGGTCAGACCTGTACCGAGTATAGTGTATCTTTCCGGACGTATCTCATGTGCAACAAGAAGCGCCTCTAATATATATCTATCTTCTATACCCAATTCACTGGCAGTTGTAGGAGCTCCGATTATCTCCAGGCATTCCTTTATCTTCTTCCAGTCACCACCATGCAGATACATCATCATTATTGTTCCCACACCACATTGTTCTCCGTGCAGGGCGGAATTAGGTGCAACCCTATCGAGTGCATGACTGAACATGTGTTCTGAGCCTGACGCAGGTCTGGAAGAACCTGCAATGCTCATTGCAACTCCGCTGGATACAAGCGCCTTTACAACAATCCTTACAGAACTTTCAAGTTCCGGTTTGATGTCCTCCGGAGAATCCATCAGAATCTGTGCCGTCATTCTGGAGAGTGTTGCTGCATATTCACTGAATGGTTCGTTTCTAAGCCTGTGAGCCATTTCCCAGTCAAGGACAGCAGTATAATTAGAAATTATATCGCCGCATCCTGCTGCAAGTAAACGGTATGGGGCTTTTGCTATGATACTTGTATCTGCCACCACTGCCATTGGTGCATTTACTTCAATTGAAGCTTTTTTACCTTTATCATG from Methanolobus tindarius DSM 2278 harbors:
- the cfbE gene encoding coenzyme F430 synthase, giving the protein MDLSKIGFQDASGIIVLDLTHAGIIIATKLAEMSYPVTAVDVYKTVDEKVLQELEEKHGIKVSKEPISINDNDLVISPAHLDPEYPVLSEARKKGITILTHHQAVGNILPIKGWPERGTVIEITGSKAKTSSASLLAEMLSQKMKVVLHTSRGLELWKKGQCRILNLGLSIAPGSILLAIDKLEELEVSADCYIFEVSIGLTGFADIGIITTLEPDYPIAASTSNSSDAKMNVLSYANSEEIFFLNIKDRKAQEMANKYGRTVFTFGDSEYSGADYKNTDIAADIVTESDNSSVIFRNENGIFSAKLSEKYNSKSYATAFAVSTSVALNLGMSEQDIIKVICSFEGLQGRMQEKELSGRVLIDNSNSGMDIKSAERSLDYALTRLGNRDSGIIMVLGEEAAQVCEGLPPEQVSEFAIRRSDELSKMILVGARMQNIGNDSFTYVSGLEEGLDMAVAMASDKDIILSCVKCFR
- a CDS encoding DUF2150 family protein → MSGTEGDVFHQDFYTAERWNNWVNQVKECDFKFDESDEPQGKEGAIFVNMEDDIILACLKIIAKCENGQISPETAMLSIADIRDIALAEIDPISEDADMMIESLQTSLMGSFAACEAYLSGDYDENAEISDLVKVALEAESSDDIEIAIGTVAEIGALVLSGKELTEKVMEEVPYGLVAEWLDGIDSIAAAMVGSDSYKNDEEDDES
- a CDS encoding UPF0179 family protein codes for the protein MTNDTTITLIGSRLAKEGEDFVFMGESRECKKCKLRRTCMNLEPGRKYRVAKIRGDTVHECFIHEGGVLTVDVETSPIVAAIESRKAVVGSKVSYELPKCKEFDDSVYDILYPEGLKEGDKCTVIKVLGPMEEGMVSGCSLKKVELKL
- a CDS encoding NAD(P)-dependent glycerol-1-phosphate dehydrogenase, producing MIPTQGKKKWMQLPRDVVVGPDVIYDLKDVCNDLKLNEGAFIVTGHNTKRIAGDVVHDILNDCGYDPSIASSKEASMTEVNKIVELATEANSRYLIGVGSGKSIDVAKLAATKLDLPFISVPTAASHDGIVSSRASIHDKGKKASIEVNAPMAVVADTSIIAKAPYRLLAAGCGDIISNYTAVLDWEMAHRLRNEPFSEYAATLSRMTAQILMDSPEDIKPELESSVRIVVKALVSSGVAMSIAGSSRPASGSEHMFSHALDRVAPNSALHGEQCGVGTIMMMYLHGGDWKKIKECLEIIGAPTTASELGIEDRYILEALLVAHEIRPERYTILGTGLTPEAAEKVARLTKVIS